TCGACGGCCGGGGCCTGTTTGCCGGCGACCAGGTCCGGGCTGAAAAACACCTGCAGCGAGGTTTGCTGACCCAGTTCGCTCAGCGCCGGGCCCAGTGGCTGCGCGCGGATATGAATGGCGTCGGCGGCAAATGCCAGCGGCATCGCAGCGTTGACCGCCAGCGCGAGCGCCAGCGGCAACCAGGGGGATTTTTTGTTGTTGGCAGTGGTGTTTTTCACGTCGTACGGAGTCCTGTGGATCGCAAGAGTGTGCGGCTGTTAATGCAAACCAGTTGCAGTTGAACAGGAAGACGACGAACTCGAAAAAAACCTGAATTTTATTTTGAAATTATTTCCTGACTGCCGTCGGCGTGGGTCCGCACGGCCACCGGAAGGATGCTCGGCAAGGCCTTGAGCAAGGCGTCGGTGTTGTCGGACTTGAACACGCTGGTCAGGCGCAGACTGGCCACGGCCGGGTTGGCGACGGTCAACGGCTTGTCGCGGTATCGGGACACCTCTTCGACCACTTCACTGAGACTGGCGTTGTTGAACACCAGTTTGCCGCTGCGCCAGGCCGTCAGCTCCGCCGGGTTGACTGCATAGGCCTGGGCCACAACGCCATGGGCATCGACATGGGTGCCGAGGCCGGCCGTCAGGTTGATAAACTCGTTGTCCGGCGCATGCCGCCCCTGCACCTTGACCGTGCCCTGCTCCACCGCGACCCGGGTTTGCGTCACATCACGGCGCACATCGAAGCGGGTGCCGGTGACCGTGACCTTGCCGCTGCCGGCCTCGACCACAAATGGTCGCGAAGTGTCGTGCTCGACGCTGAACATCGCTTCGCCTTCGGTCAGCTCGATCAGGCGCCGATCCTTCTCGAATCGCACCTGCAGGCGGCTGCGGCTGTTGAGATCAATCACCGAGCCGTCCGGCAAGGCGACATGCCTGCGCTCGCCCAGTGCCGTGGCGAATTCGGCGCTGTAACCCGCCGGATGATTCAAGCCACTGAACAGACCGAGCCCGAGAGCCACCGCGACCACACTGGCCGCCACCGCATAACGCAGCAACGGACGACGTTCGCGACGCGCTGGCGGAGTGTCGCACAGGGCCTTGAGCCGTGGCGCCGGCAGCAGATCCGCCGCTGTCCACAGGCCTTGCAGCAACTGGAATTCGTCACGGTGCTGCGGATGTTCGTTCAGCCAGGCTGCGAAGATCCGATATTGTTCGGCGTCGACAGCAGGCTCCTGCAAACGCACAAACCAGCGTGCCGCCTCATCGCGCACCGTTGTTTGCCCGCACGCGCAATCACGAGTATCCATCATGGAATGTCCTGTTTGGCTGGGGATGAAAAGACGCCGCGGCTCATGATCGCGCCCCGTCCAGGCGATCACGCAGATGCCGCAGGGTGCGGATCATATACTTTTCCACCATGTTCTTGGACAGGCCCAGGCGTTCGGCGATTTCCGCCTGGGTCAGGCCTTCGATCTTCTGCCAGACGAAAATCCGCCGGCAGTTGACCGGCAATTCGGTGAGCGCCCGTTCGATAGAATCGGCCAGCTGGATCGCATGCATGTAATGCTCCGGATCGCCGGTCGGCGACTCACTGAGATCGATCGCCTCCGACTCCATGGCACCCCGCCGGTCCTCACGTCGATAGCCGTCCACCGCGATGTTGCGCGCCGTCTGGTGCAGATACGCCCGTGGCTGCTGCACCGCCGACGAATCGGACTCGAGCACCCGCACAAAGGTGTCGTGCGCCAGATCCTCGGCCTGCGAGCGATTACGCAGGCGACGGGTCCAGGTGCCGATCAACTCTTCGTAATGCTCGAGAAAGCCGGGTCTGCGGGGCAGCATGGGGATCATTGCGGCGTGCTGAGGAAAAGGGTGTGAATAGTAATGCTTCCTATTAAGCCGAAGCAATGGATTCCTCGGGAATGCCGACGAGGCTGTTTGACACTGTGCAAAGCCGCTTTGGGTCGGTCGACCACCGGTTCAGGCCGGAAGCGAGCGTATACGGAAACAGGTCCGCTTCCTTTCAGGATTTCCGTCTTCGTACAGCGCCGAAGTTCTGGGAGATTCCAACTGCACAAGCCCTCTATCAGCCTGGTACGCAATGATGGCAAAATGACCACTATCGGAGAATCAACGACATCCTGTGGTTCGCAGTGAAGCGCAGTCGGATATCGTGCGAATGGACTAAAGGGACGTATGGTATCGATTCAGGTGTGTGGCGAGGACAAGACCCCGAAGATTAGCGACTGGTCGATTCACTGGAGCGATAAGCACGAAATCCTTCAACTGACTTGTCACTACCCCTCCAGGAAAACATACACGCGTCCGATCAGTGACTGCCGTGTTACTCCCACCCGCGAACTGGTTGAGATGTTGCTGACCAGGTCCGATAGTGCGATCGTCAAACCCATTGCCAAGGCGACGATCTACGGTGAGCGATATGCCGTCGTGTATTACCCGGCTTCCGACAAACCGTATATCTACAAGATGGACGGCATCGGCTTTACCCAACCGACAGCGATGAAGCGTTCGCCGGTCTTTCGCTATTTTTCAGCGGTGGCAGATGCCCGGCGGGTTCACGCCAAGTCAAATACTGACCGTGAGATCGCAGCCAACGTCCTGCGTCAACTGGAAAAACTGCCCGCCAGTGCCGACACCGCTCTGCAGGCATACTGTACGGGTCGCAACGGTACACTGACGCCGGGTCAAGGGCTTATCTATCCATTTGGACTGAACGAGAGCCAGCTCTTGGCGGTCGAGCAGGCCTTCCGTGCGCAAGTCAGCGTGATCGAGGGCCCTCCGGGAACCGGCAAGACCCAGACCATCCTCAACATCATCTCCAATATCCTGTTGCGCGGTCAGACGGTTGCCATGCTGTCCAACAACAATGCAGCAGTGGAAAACGTCTACGAGAAACTGGAGAAAAGCGGCCTGGGCCACCTCATCGCCAAGCTCGGCAACCGGGACAACCGCGAAGACTTCTTTGCTGACCTGCCACCTTGGCCATCAAGCGAGCCCGAGCCCGCACCGACACTCGACGAGATTCAAGCCTTGCTGGCTCGCTTGAAGCAGCACTTGCATGCCCATAATCGAGCGGCGCAGTTGCAGATGGAGCTTGATGAACTCGCAGTTGAGCGACGCCACCTGCAGCAATGGCTGACAGACAGCCACATACAGACCGACCATTTGCTGGATAAATACAGACTTTCGCCGCGCAAGACTGCGGATCTGATGGCTTATCTGACCCATCTCGGTGAGGAGCGAATCCGCTTTAAAGATCGAGTAGAACTGCTGTTCAATTTCAAGATCTTGCGCGC
This genomic window from Pseudomonas kribbensis contains:
- a CDS encoding FecR family protein, translated to MMDTRDCACGQTTVRDEAARWFVRLQEPAVDAEQYRIFAAWLNEHPQHRDEFQLLQGLWTAADLLPAPRLKALCDTPPARRERRPLLRYAVAASVVAVALGLGLFSGLNHPAGYSAEFATALGERRHVALPDGSVIDLNSRSRLQVRFEKDRRLIELTEGEAMFSVEHDTSRPFVVEAGSGKVTVTGTRFDVRRDVTQTRVAVEQGTVKVQGRHAPDNEFINLTAGLGTHVDAHGVVAQAYAVNPAELTAWRSGKLVFNNASLSEVVEEVSRYRDKPLTVANPAVASLRLTSVFKSDNTDALLKALPSILPVAVRTHADGSQEIISK
- a CDS encoding sigma-70 family RNA polymerase sigma factor; translation: MIPMLPRRPGFLEHYEELIGTWTRRLRNRSQAEDLAHDTFVRVLESDSSAVQQPRAYLHQTARNIAVDGYRREDRRGAMESEAIDLSESPTGDPEHYMHAIQLADSIERALTELPVNCRRIFVWQKIEGLTQAEIAERLGLSKNMVEKYMIRTLRHLRDRLDGARS